The following proteins are encoded in a genomic region of Limosilactobacillus reuteri subsp. reuteri:
- a CDS encoding L-ribulose-5-phosphate 4-epimerase, which yields MLEDLKKEVYEANMRLPKLGLVSFTWGNVSGIDREKGLFVIKPSGVPYEEMKPEDMVVVNLDGEVVEGDLNPSSDTPTHTYLYNHFPKIGGVVHTHSPWAVAFAAARMDVPAMNTTHADTFYTDVPAADALTKEEIEEDYEGNTGKVIVRSFKERGLDYEATPAALVMQHGPFTWGPTPDKAVYNAKVLEVVAEEDYHAMQLTHQDLHLPQYLLDKHYYRKHGANAYYGQNNAHSKDHAAHA from the coding sequence ATGTTAGAAGATTTAAAGAAAGAAGTTTATGAAGCAAATATGCGGCTTCCTAAACTAGGCCTTGTTTCCTTTACATGGGGCAATGTTTCAGGGATTGACCGTGAAAAAGGATTGTTTGTTATTAAACCTTCTGGAGTTCCATATGAAGAGATGAAGCCGGAAGACATGGTTGTTGTCAACTTGGATGGTGAGGTAGTCGAGGGTGACTTGAATCCATCCAGTGATACTCCTACTCACACTTACCTTTATAATCACTTCCCAAAGATTGGTGGAGTCGTTCATACTCATTCCCCATGGGCAGTAGCATTTGCAGCTGCACGGATGGATGTTCCAGCGATGAATACCACTCACGCTGATACTTTCTATACTGATGTCCCAGCCGCTGATGCTTTGACGAAGGAAGAAATTGAAGAAGACTATGAAGGTAATACAGGAAAGGTAATCGTTCGTTCATTCAAGGAACGTGGCTTGGACTATGAAGCAACCCCAGCGGCATTAGTAATGCAACATGGTCCATTTACCTGGGGGCCGACACCTGACAAAGCAGTTTATAATGCCAAGGTGTTAGAAGTTGTGGCAGAAGAAGATTATCATGCAATGCAATTAACGCACCAAGACCTTCACTTACCACAATACTTATTGGACAAACACTATTACCGCAAGCATGGTGCGAATGCATATTATGGACAAAATAATGCGCATTCAAAAGATCATGCAGCTCACGCTTAA
- a CDS encoding xylulokinase, whose protein sequence is MNLRETATQVKNGQASLGIELGSTRIKAVLINPDFETISSGSYTWENQLKDGIWTYPLDQVWEGIQAAYAKIKADVQSKYHVSLDEISSIGVSAMMHGYLPFDKNNQLLVPFRTWRNNITEESADKLTDLFDFNIPQRWSIAHLYQAILNKEPHVKDVDFITTLAGYVHWKLSGEKVLGIGDASGVFPIDDQTLTYRQDFIEKFNSLPEVEQYPWQLKNILPAVLVAGRDAGHLTADGAKLLDPSGTLQAGSLMAPPEGDAGTGMVGTNSVRKRTGNISVGTSAFSMNVLDAPLKKLHRDIDIVTTPTGDPVAMVHINNCSSDINAWVGLFRDFANAIGAKIDTNTLYETLFDSTVHSDPDAGGLINYSYLSGENITKIQEGRPLFVRTPNSKMNLANFFLTQLYAAFAPLKIGMDILLNEEHVQTDVMVAQGGLFGTPVIGQQVLANALNIPITIMNTASEGGPWGMAVLAKYAETYGKESLADYLDEKVFKNPESMTLTPESAGVKGYESFITRYQAGLPVEALAGDDIKEREEKGSK, encoded by the coding sequence ATGAATTTACGTGAAACAGCGACACAAGTAAAAAATGGTCAGGCTTCACTAGGAATTGAGTTAGGCTCTACCCGAATTAAAGCAGTCTTGATTAATCCAGATTTTGAAACTATTTCTTCTGGGAGTTATACCTGGGAAAATCAATTGAAAGACGGAATCTGGACATACCCGCTGGATCAAGTTTGGGAAGGAATTCAAGCTGCTTATGCCAAGATTAAGGCAGATGTCCAAAGTAAGTACCATGTGAGCTTGGATGAAATTAGTTCAATCGGTGTCAGTGCCATGATGCATGGGTACCTACCATTTGATAAAAACAACCAATTACTTGTTCCATTTAGAACCTGGCGGAATAACATCACTGAAGAATCCGCAGATAAATTAACTGATTTATTTGATTTTAATATTCCACAGCGATGGAGTATTGCTCACCTCTACCAAGCAATTTTAAACAAGGAACCGCATGTTAAAGATGTTGATTTTATTACAACTTTAGCTGGCTATGTTCACTGGAAACTTTCGGGTGAAAAAGTTTTAGGAATTGGGGATGCTTCAGGAGTATTTCCAATCGATGATCAAACATTAACTTATCGTCAAGACTTTATTGAAAAATTCAACTCATTACCAGAAGTTGAACAATACCCATGGCAACTTAAGAATATTTTGCCCGCAGTCCTGGTAGCTGGACGCGATGCAGGTCACTTAACTGCTGATGGAGCAAAATTACTTGATCCAAGTGGAACTTTACAAGCCGGTAGTTTGATGGCACCTCCAGAAGGGGATGCAGGAACTGGAATGGTTGGAACTAACAGTGTTCGAAAACGGACAGGAAATATTTCAGTTGGAACTTCAGCCTTCTCAATGAATGTGTTGGATGCTCCATTAAAGAAACTCCACCGTGATATTGATATTGTTACTACGCCAACCGGTGATCCAGTAGCCATGGTTCATATCAATAATTGTTCCTCAGATATCAACGCTTGGGTTGGATTATTTAGGGATTTTGCTAATGCAATTGGAGCCAAGATCGATACTAATACGCTTTACGAGACCCTATTTGATTCAACGGTTCATTCCGACCCAGATGCTGGTGGATTGATTAATTATAGTTATCTTTCTGGTGAAAATATTACCAAGATTCAAGAAGGCCGTCCCTTATTTGTCCGTACTCCAAATAGTAAGATGAACCTCGCCAACTTCTTCCTTACTCAACTCTATGCAGCATTTGCGCCATTGAAGATTGGGATGGATATCTTACTAAATGAAGAACACGTTCAAACCGATGTCATGGTTGCGCAAGGAGGACTCTTCGGGACACCAGTTATTGGGCAACAAGTTTTGGCGAATGCCTTAAATATCCCAATTACAATCATGAATACTGCCAGTGAAGGTGGACCATGGGGAATGGCAGTCCTTGCTAAGTATGCTGAGACTTACGGAAAAGAATCCCTAGCAGATTACCTTGACGAAAAAGTCTTTAAGAATCCAGAAAGTATGACTCTTACACCAGAATCTGCTGGCGTAAAAGGATATGAAAGCTTTATTACTCGTTACCAAGCAGGCTTACCTGTTGAAGCATTAGCTGGTGATGACATTAAAGAACGTGAAGAGAAAGGGAGTAAATAG